In the genome of Eriocheir sinensis breed Jianghai 21 chromosome 44, ASM2467909v1, whole genome shotgun sequence, one region contains:
- the LOC126980458 gene encoding anti-sigma-I factor RsgI2-like, which translates to MSSAALRMPLTPSGSLPLPKNRPLPLPPDRPLPLPPDRPLPLPPNRPLLLQPPRTLSMPTPRFRTLPSPRPLPLSTPRTLPMPPSRGRPLQPSTPTPANTPAPTNKPPPANTPAPTNTAAPANKAAPTNTPAPMKTPAPTNTPAPTNTPAPANTPAPTNTPAPTNTPAPTNTPAPANTPAPVNKPTPVTTPALANTPARATTPAPATTPATPNTPTSEPVPTPAPASATTPAPAPAPATTPAPAPASASYAKAGGVAVLSYIYISIHLSLSIYLSKSIFIGGGRVVIVHTCNGCCFAVFSVFNDALGLHP; encoded by the coding sequence ATGTCCTCAGCTGCACTGCGAATGCCCCTAACACCATCCGGGTCTCTGCCCCTGCCAAAAAACCGGCCCCTACCCCTGCCACCAGACCggcccctgcccctgccaccaGACCggcccctgcccctgccaccaAACCGGCCCCTGCTCCTGCAACCACCCCGGACCCTGTCAATGCCAACACCCCGGTTCCGGACCCTGCCATCACCCCGGCCCCTGCCCCTGTCAACACCCCGGACCCTACCCATGCCACCATCCCGGGGCCGGCCCCTGCAACCATCGACCCCGACCCCAGCCAACACACCGGCCCCTACCAACAAACCGCCCCCTGCCAACACACCGGCCCCTACCAACACAGCGGCCCCTGCCAACAAAGCAGCCCCTACCAACACACCGGCCCCTATGAAAACACCGGCCCCTACCAACACACCGGCCCCTACCAACACACCGGCCCCTGCCAACACACCGGCCCCTACCAACACACCGGCTCCTACCAACACACCGGCCCCTACCAACACACCGGCCCCTGCCAACACACCGGCCCCTGTCAACAAACCGACCCCTGTCACAACACCTGCCCTTGCCAACACACCGGCCCGTGCCACAACACCGGCCCCTGCCACAACACCGGCCACTCCCAACACACCGACCTCTGAACCTGTCCCCACCCCGGCCCCTGCCTCTGCCACCACCCCGGCCCCGGCCCCTGCACCTGCCACCACCCCGGCCCCTGCCCCGGCCTCCGCCAGCTACGCAAAGGCTGGTGGAGTGGCGGTGCTTTCCTATATCTATatttctattcatctctctctatctatctatctatcaaaatctattttcataggtggtggccgagtggtcatcGTGCATACGTGTAACGGTTGCTGTTTTGCAGTCTTCTCAGTTTTTAATGATGCTCTTGGACTTCATCCTTGA